The following are encoded in a window of Brevibacillus sp. DP1.3A genomic DNA:
- the pcp gene encoding pyroglutamyl-peptidase I gives MKTILVTGFDPFGGESVNPAWESVKKLGKIESAHYQVELRQIPTVFDKSIEQLYSAIEETKPDIVICIGQAGGRVDIAVERVAINVNDARIPDNEGNQPIDTPIRENGPVAYWSTLPIKAIVHELRTQGVPASVSQTAGTYVCNHLFYGLMHYLAENHASTRGGFIHIPYLPEQAAKQAEQPSMALETIVKGLQIAIEATIAHEQDMVVGGGQIS, from the coding sequence ATGAAAACGATTCTTGTAACAGGTTTTGATCCTTTTGGGGGTGAGTCTGTCAATCCAGCATGGGAGTCCGTAAAAAAGCTAGGAAAGATCGAGTCTGCGCATTATCAAGTGGAATTACGTCAAATCCCTACTGTTTTTGATAAGTCGATCGAACAGCTTTATTCAGCGATTGAGGAAACCAAGCCGGACATCGTGATTTGCATTGGACAAGCAGGCGGACGTGTCGATATTGCGGTGGAGCGCGTCGCAATTAATGTGAACGATGCTCGTATTCCAGACAATGAAGGAAATCAACCCATTGACACGCCGATTCGGGAAAATGGACCTGTTGCGTACTGGTCTACCTTGCCTATCAAGGCCATCGTCCATGAATTAAGAACGCAAGGGGTACCTGCATCCGTGTCACAAACGGCCGGAACATATGTGTGCAATCATCTTTTTTATGGATTGATGCACTATCTAGCCGAAAATCACGCATCAACACGCGGGGGATTCATCCATATTCCATACTTGCCCGAGCAGGCTGCAAAGCAGGCAGAACAGCCAAGCATGGCGCTGGAAACGATTGTGAAAGGGTTGCAAATTGCGATCGAGGCAACGATTGCGCATGAGCAGGATATGG
- a CDS encoding IclR family transcriptional regulator, translating to MEKTANRSVLKTLEFLEYFIDNTELSLAELVELSQMPKSTVFRIIQTLEMRGFISKTANHQPPKYQLGLKLLEFGNIVAQRLEIRKIALPYMLQLRDNVEEAVNLIIRDQDEGVYIEKVDTRGYVRVYTQVGRRAPLYAGACPRILLSFMPDEEITAFLKRVEWKKIAPGTNTDEQLLWKWIHDARERGYTVSYGELEPDSAALAVPIRDFTGQVIAGLSLAGATSRFTEERLGYLIQETKAAAKSIMSQLGYTEAITGK from the coding sequence ATGGAAAAAACAGCAAACCGAAGTGTGTTGAAAACACTGGAGTTTTTAGAGTACTTCATCGACAACACTGAATTGAGTCTGGCGGAACTCGTGGAATTGTCGCAAATGCCGAAAAGCACGGTATTTCGGATCATCCAGACCCTTGAAATGCGTGGTTTCATCTCCAAAACAGCGAACCATCAACCACCCAAGTACCAATTGGGCTTGAAGCTGCTCGAATTTGGAAACATCGTGGCACAGCGATTGGAGATCAGAAAAATTGCGCTTCCGTACATGCTGCAATTACGTGATAACGTCGAGGAAGCCGTTAATTTGATTATTCGGGATCAAGATGAAGGAGTTTACATTGAAAAAGTTGATACACGTGGCTACGTGCGGGTATATACCCAGGTAGGGCGAAGGGCGCCGCTGTATGCCGGAGCGTGCCCGCGGATTTTGTTATCATTCATGCCAGATGAGGAAATTACCGCTTTCTTGAAGCGGGTTGAATGGAAGAAGATCGCTCCAGGTACCAATACAGATGAGCAACTGTTGTGGAAATGGATACACGATGCGCGTGAGAGGGGTTACACCGTGAGCTACGGTGAACTGGAACCGGATTCTGCGGCTTTGGCAGTCCCCATTCGTGATTTTACGGGACAAGTTATTGCTGGCTTGAGCTTAGCTGGCGCCACTTCACGTTTTACGGAGGAGCGATTGGGATATTTGATCCAGGAGACGAAAGCGGCGGCGAAAAGCATCATGAGCCAGCTGGGATATACGGAAGCAATCACAGGCAAATAG
- a CDS encoding YitT family protein has product MDAKAIAPITHKRTKKRRIVIRALVIIIGALLVAVGLEIFLVPNNIIDGGVTGVSIMASKLTGGPLGLFLFLLNLPFLLIGYKQIGKTFAISTLFGVVVMSLGTSYLHHVPSLTDDLLLSAVFGGIIIGIGVGLVIRAGGSLDGTEIVAILMTRKSPFSVGEMVMFFNIFILGSAGFIFGWDRAMYSLIAYYIAYKMIDITMVGLEQSRSVWIISDYPVEIGDALTARLGRGITYLNGEGGYSGDVKKVIFCVITRLEEAKLKSIVEEIDSSAFLAIGHIHDVSGGRFKKKNIH; this is encoded by the coding sequence ATGGATGCAAAAGCAATTGCTCCGATCACTCATAAGCGGACGAAAAAAAGAAGGATCGTAATAAGAGCTCTCGTAATCATCATTGGAGCTTTGTTGGTGGCAGTCGGACTGGAAATCTTTCTGGTCCCAAACAACATCATTGACGGCGGTGTAACCGGTGTTTCCATTATGGCCTCAAAGCTGACAGGAGGCCCACTCGGATTATTTTTATTCCTGCTGAACCTGCCCTTTTTACTTATTGGCTACAAGCAAATTGGCAAGACATTTGCCATCTCTACGCTGTTCGGTGTCGTCGTGATGTCGTTGGGAACGAGCTACCTCCATCATGTCCCTAGCTTGACGGACGATTTGCTTCTCTCGGCGGTTTTTGGTGGGATTATCATCGGAATCGGAGTGGGACTCGTCATTCGCGCGGGCGGTTCCTTGGATGGAACGGAAATTGTTGCGATCCTGATGACGAGGAAAAGTCCGTTTTCGGTCGGCGAAATGGTCATGTTTTTTAACATTTTTATTTTAGGCAGTGCCGGCTTCATTTTTGGGTGGGACCGGGCCATGTACTCGTTAATTGCTTACTACATCGCTTATAAAATGATCGATATTACCATGGTCGGACTCGAGCAATCAAGATCAGTATGGATCATCAGTGATTATCCAGTCGAAATTGGCGATGCGTTAACCGCGAGACTGGGGCGGGGGATTACCTATTTGAATGGAGAAGGTGGCTACTCCGGAGATGTCAAAAAAGTCATCTTCTGTGTCATCACCCGATTGGAAGAAGCGAAGCTGAAATCCATCGTGGAGGAAATCGATTCCTCTGCATTTTTGGCAATCGGTCATATTCATGATGTTTCTGGTGGACGGTTTAAGAAAAAGAATATTCATTAG
- a CDS encoding DMT family transporter translates to MLSISILLVLSSGLAHAVWNLFTKKSENKMAFLWLITLPTTVILLPVLIWELMHVQLTWSLVLFLFMSFFFQGCYTLLISKAYTYGDISQVYPIMRGTGTLLIPFFSAIFFQEYLSVPGWLGVICIVIGVFAISGMIGTDRQAQPVNPLALRYAFAVGLCITGYTLTDKQIVQQLSPFALLEITNFACLIVAGGFVWKKGLIRREWQKNWRTIVLGAVLSPGSYLLFLFAMTLAPLAAIAPIREVSTVFGTLLGVFLLKERQRVWRLSMSLMITIGIISIAVWG, encoded by the coding sequence ATGCTATCGATTTCGATTCTGCTCGTACTATCGTCTGGCCTTGCGCACGCAGTCTGGAACCTGTTCACGAAAAAAAGTGAGAACAAAATGGCGTTTCTTTGGTTGATTACATTGCCGACAACCGTGATCCTGTTGCCTGTTCTCATTTGGGAATTGATGCACGTACAACTGACATGGTCTTTGGTTCTTTTTCTGTTTATGTCCTTTTTCTTTCAAGGATGCTATACCTTATTGATTTCAAAGGCGTATACATACGGGGATATCTCGCAGGTTTACCCCATCATGAGGGGGACGGGGACGCTTCTCATTCCGTTTTTTAGCGCGATTTTCTTTCAAGAGTATTTATCTGTACCGGGATGGCTAGGGGTCATTTGCATCGTGATCGGAGTCTTCGCCATTAGTGGAATGATTGGCACAGATCGTCAGGCTCAACCAGTGAATCCGCTTGCCCTGCGATACGCTTTTGCTGTTGGACTATGCATTACAGGGTACACGTTAACCGACAAGCAAATCGTACAACAATTATCTCCATTCGCTTTATTGGAAATAACGAACTTTGCCTGTCTGATTGTCGCGGGGGGCTTTGTTTGGAAGAAGGGACTCATCCGCCGTGAGTGGCAAAAAAACTGGCGAACGATTGTACTCGGTGCCGTCCTTTCACCAGGCTCGTATTTGTTGTTTTTGTTTGCCATGACATTGGCACCACTGGCAGCTATTGCGCCCATTCGTGAGGTAAGTACGGTTTTTGGTACGCTGCTCGGGGTCTTCTTGTTAAAGGAGCGACAACGCGTATGGCGTCTGTCCATGTCTTTGATGATCACGATTGGCATTATTTCCATTGCCGTTTGGGGCTAA
- a CDS encoding SWIM zinc finger domain-containing protein, whose amino-acid sequence MLQRELTREQAIQVGEQILIAVEGHIIERGYTYFSDGVVFNTRVEQGQYLTSDVQGSEVYHVRLDMETVQNSTCTCPYSRICKHIAATFFQMYSVFENPRTFLTRSQQPRRATFSPHLLIPAYKYSHTALSQQDTASVSSPLTANSSVKEWWAFFESWTRNLFAAMESYRASSELLSSYQNVLSVAASWPKDRAQLFVIHANLFHLMKLTQYVKTYRQSYWFLDLVQTAERLLDQLEGTLYFADIPALLTHHQDAIVDTLQLTKELKENEATSLYWIFAYQMLWWMLLKKPEWMQEEIHVLDQLINDENSSAAEKEKGLLLRAHFHVMEKEDEAALQIWKRMSRLNLSFYLSYMKSFARDGDWQRFLDWTAALTSLIGQAETQQYRLVISIWQEAMEQVGRSAECGAKLKQFLPSSYHEYAAYLYEERQFQQWIDLQMSFQVPMADISIVQVKEIEEAEPTLLFPFYLREVNRLIAERNRTAYKEAIKLMKKVRTIYNRANQDTRWERYVDQLSAKHNRLRAFQEELRRGNFNL is encoded by the coding sequence ATGTTGCAAAGAGAGTTGACTCGGGAACAAGCGATACAGGTAGGCGAGCAAATCCTAATTGCCGTCGAAGGACACATCATTGAACGGGGCTATACGTACTTTTCTGATGGCGTCGTCTTCAATACACGCGTAGAACAAGGCCAATATTTGACGAGTGATGTTCAAGGTTCCGAGGTGTATCATGTTCGCCTCGATATGGAAACGGTTCAAAACAGTACCTGTACCTGCCCTTATTCGCGCATTTGTAAGCATATTGCGGCTACTTTTTTTCAGATGTACAGTGTGTTCGAGAATCCTCGTACATTTTTGACCCGCTCCCAACAACCAAGACGAGCTACTTTTTCTCCTCATCTGCTGATTCCTGCTTATAAATATAGCCATACCGCTCTTTCTCAGCAGGATACAGCGTCTGTTTCCTCTCCGCTTACCGCGAACAGCTCCGTCAAAGAATGGTGGGCATTTTTTGAGAGCTGGACACGCAACCTGTTTGCGGCCATGGAATCGTATCGAGCTTCCTCTGAGTTATTATCGAGCTATCAAAATGTGCTGAGTGTTGCTGCCTCGTGGCCGAAGGATCGGGCACAACTCTTTGTCATTCATGCTAATCTGTTTCATCTCATGAAGCTTACACAATACGTCAAAACGTACCGCCAATCATACTGGTTCCTGGATTTGGTTCAGACAGCCGAGCGGCTATTGGATCAATTAGAAGGGACGTTGTACTTCGCAGATATCCCTGCTCTCTTGACTCACCATCAGGATGCCATCGTAGATACACTTCAACTGACAAAGGAATTGAAAGAAAACGAAGCCACTTCCCTCTACTGGATATTCGCCTATCAAATGTTGTGGTGGATGCTATTGAAGAAGCCGGAGTGGATGCAAGAGGAGATCCATGTGCTGGATCAGCTTATCAACGATGAAAACAGCTCTGCCGCCGAAAAGGAAAAAGGGCTGCTGCTCCGTGCCCACTTTCATGTGATGGAAAAGGAGGACGAAGCTGCTCTACAAATCTGGAAAAGAATGAGCCGTTTGAACCTCTCCTTCTACTTGTCCTATATGAAATCATTCGCTCGCGATGGAGACTGGCAGCGATTTCTCGATTGGACTGCTGCGTTGACGTCCTTAATCGGTCAAGCCGAGACACAGCAATACCGACTCGTTATCTCCATTTGGCAGGAAGCGATGGAGCAAGTGGGACGATCAGCCGAGTGCGGCGCCAAGTTGAAGCAGTTCTTACCGAGCAGTTATCACGAATATGCCGCCTATTTATATGAAGAACGACAGTTTCAGCAATGGATTGATTTGCAAATGTCGTTTCAAGTGCCCATGGCAGATATTTCGATCGTGCAGGTGAAAGAAATCGAGGAAGCCGAGCCAACTCTGCTCTTCCCTTTTTATTTGCGTGAGGTGAACAGACTCATTGCGGAACGTAACCGAACGGCCTACAAAGAAGCGATCAAACTCATGAAAAAGGTAAGGACGATTTACAACAGAGCAAACCAAGATACGCGCTGGGAACGATACGTGGATCAATTATCTGCCAAACATAATCGATTACGTGCTTTTCAAGAAGAGCTAAGGAGAGGAAATTTCAACTTATGA
- a CDS encoding DEAD/DEAH box helicase encodes MNTVTTLVLDGELLADGQFLITGKDTQGAVVDPEELAGTLFAWDESSYYGTFLDKNEQGVLLSPAKALSFFVSPQWLLHRIYSSSTPFEQFTHVAKMIRDTLAQGSIAPDFSSWKKGQIGWRALHTPGDFPEYGHKWLSLVVEESSQGTGEIGRKWEQLLTQYPALYVMGAELSPHLQEQEWLQSIGWLPDTTPFRTCLQIVEAEEHPNDWQLQVYLQNREEPDQLFLIEPHQLTAEGVATARIPADWREHWNRFLTDLAKCKEILPWQKDTRENQSRFLTRLTNEQAWIFLTSSSLQLVQAGIHVFLPAWWEQVRRVKPKLKAKITTSVGASRQSFLGVSQLMDFEWKLALGPVELSEEEFEELIKQKQRLLKIRGHWVQLTPDLFLQLQEALKKNQAKNGMSLRDVMRMHIAPPVEVEELPDDEFDFDTSLTVEVQLNQHLRELLNQLQETKRIPIMEQPSPFHGTLRNYQLEGSSWLFFLRRFGLGACLADDMGLGKTVQFITYLLHVKQHGPASTPSLLICPTSVIGNWQKELKRFAPSLQVMIHYGNDRQKKEAFLPAIKGADLVITSYALSHLDEQELGMVTWDTICLDEAQNIKNAYTKQASAVRDLKAWHRIALTGTPIENRLSELWSIFDFLNPGYLGSLGEFTQRFVHPIERDQDQHLINQVQRLIQPFLLRRVKTDPNIQLDLPDKNESKEYVPLTTEQGALYETAIQDMFDRMEKASPMERRGLILTTLTRLKQLCDHPALILNEISTADEASRSHKLERLLELVEDIRQKKERCLIFTQYIEMGNLLQRVLTREGYGPVYFLNGSTKKEKRDEMIARFQDSTLPDHERGAVFILSLRAGGTGLNLTEANHVIHVDRWWNPAVENQATDRAHRIGQQRNVHVYKFISLGTIEERIDEMMERKLSLSQQIVGTGESWITELSTEELRDLFTLRHDWLDTKG; translated from the coding sequence ATGAATACCGTCACTACATTGGTTCTAGACGGAGAGCTTTTGGCAGACGGACAATTCTTGATTACTGGCAAAGACACGCAAGGAGCAGTGGTCGATCCAGAAGAATTGGCAGGAACACTGTTTGCGTGGGATGAGTCATCCTATTACGGAACCTTCCTGGACAAAAACGAGCAAGGCGTACTGCTCAGTCCTGCCAAGGCCCTCTCCTTTTTCGTCTCCCCCCAGTGGCTTTTGCATCGGATCTATTCATCCAGCACGCCATTTGAACAATTTACGCATGTAGCGAAAATGATCCGGGATACGCTCGCACAAGGCTCTATTGCCCCTGATTTTTCTTCTTGGAAAAAAGGACAAATAGGCTGGAGAGCCCTGCATACTCCCGGCGATTTTCCGGAGTACGGACACAAGTGGCTTTCGCTCGTCGTGGAGGAATCCTCACAAGGCACTGGTGAGATTGGACGAAAGTGGGAGCAGCTATTGACGCAATACCCGGCTCTGTACGTCATGGGCGCCGAGCTTTCTCCACACCTTCAGGAACAGGAATGGTTGCAATCGATAGGCTGGCTGCCAGATACGACACCGTTTCGCACATGCTTGCAAATCGTCGAGGCCGAGGAGCATCCCAATGACTGGCAACTCCAAGTGTATTTGCAGAATCGTGAAGAGCCAGATCAGTTATTTCTCATTGAGCCACACCAGTTGACGGCTGAGGGAGTAGCCACTGCTCGCATCCCAGCTGACTGGCGTGAGCACTGGAATCGTTTTCTCACGGACCTAGCGAAATGTAAAGAGATTCTCCCGTGGCAAAAAGACACTCGGGAGAATCAAAGCCGTTTTCTCACCCGATTGACGAACGAGCAAGCATGGATCTTTTTGACGTCGAGCAGTTTGCAGTTGGTGCAAGCCGGTATTCACGTCTTTCTGCCAGCATGGTGGGAACAAGTACGCCGGGTAAAACCGAAGCTAAAAGCCAAGATTACAACCTCTGTCGGGGCTAGCAGACAGTCCTTCCTAGGTGTCTCCCAGCTCATGGATTTTGAATGGAAGCTCGCCTTGGGACCTGTGGAGCTCAGCGAAGAGGAATTTGAGGAACTCATTAAACAAAAGCAGCGTCTACTGAAAATTCGTGGGCATTGGGTACAATTGACGCCCGATCTATTCTTGCAGCTGCAGGAAGCGCTCAAGAAAAACCAAGCGAAAAACGGCATGTCCCTACGTGACGTCATGAGAATGCACATCGCCCCTCCTGTGGAAGTTGAGGAGCTACCCGATGATGAGTTCGATTTCGACACTTCTCTAACGGTTGAAGTTCAGCTAAACCAACATTTGCGAGAGCTGTTGAATCAATTGCAAGAAACGAAGCGCATCCCGATTATGGAGCAGCCATCTCCTTTTCACGGGACGTTGCGAAATTATCAGCTGGAGGGCAGTTCGTGGCTGTTCTTTTTACGCCGCTTTGGGTTGGGAGCTTGTCTGGCCGATGACATGGGATTGGGGAAAACGGTTCAATTTATTACGTACCTGCTTCATGTCAAACAACATGGCCCAGCCAGTACTCCTTCTCTATTAATCTGTCCGACCTCCGTCATAGGCAACTGGCAAAAAGAGCTGAAGCGCTTCGCCCCCTCTCTTCAAGTAATGATTCACTATGGCAATGATCGTCAAAAGAAGGAGGCGTTCTTGCCAGCGATCAAAGGAGCAGATCTCGTGATTACCTCCTATGCCCTGTCGCATTTGGATGAGCAGGAGCTAGGAATGGTTACATGGGATACGATTTGTCTCGACGAGGCGCAAAATATTAAAAACGCCTATACAAAGCAAGCATCTGCTGTGCGCGATTTGAAAGCATGGCACCGGATCGCTCTTACAGGCACTCCGATCGAAAATCGTCTGAGTGAGCTCTGGTCCATTTTTGATTTCTTGAATCCTGGCTACCTGGGAAGTCTCGGGGAATTTACCCAGCGTTTTGTCCATCCCATCGAACGCGACCAAGACCAGCACCTCATCAATCAGGTGCAACGACTCATTCAGCCTTTCCTGCTCCGTCGCGTGAAAACCGATCCGAACATTCAGCTCGACTTGCCAGACAAGAATGAGAGCAAGGAATATGTACCGCTGACTACCGAGCAAGGCGCACTTTATGAGACAGCGATTCAAGATATGTTTGATCGAATGGAAAAAGCCTCTCCTATGGAGCGGCGCGGTCTGATTCTGACGACATTGACACGTCTCAAACAATTGTGTGACCACCCTGCCCTCATTTTGAATGAAATCTCAACAGCAGATGAAGCCAGTCGCTCGCACAAATTGGAAAGGCTGCTGGAATTGGTGGAGGATATTCGCCAAAAGAAAGAGCGTTGTCTGATATTTACCCAATACATCGAAATGGGCAATTTGCTCCAACGGGTGCTGACGCGAGAAGGCTATGGACCTGTCTACTTCCTAAATGGGTCCACGAAGAAAGAAAAACGCGATGAGATGATCGCTCGTTTTCAAGACTCTACACTTCCAGATCATGAACGCGGGGCCGTCTTCATTCTTTCCTTGCGCGCGGGTGGAACCGGCTTGAACTTGACGGAAGCCAACCACGTCATTCACGTAGATCGCTGGTGGAATCCTGCGGTAGAAAATCAGGCCACTGACCGTGCTCATCGCATAGGACAGCAGCGCAATGTTCACGTCTACAAATTCATCTCGCTCGGGACAATTGAGGAACGCATTGATGAAATGATGGAGAGAAAGCTATCGTTGAGCCAGCAAATTGTCGGGACGGGCGAAAGCTGGATCACCGAGCTATCTACGGAAGAGCTGCGGGACTTGTTCACCCTGCGCCATGATTGGCTAGACACGAAAGGATAG
- a CDS encoding EAL domain-containing protein: protein MVRIQTMNQKELDRYVRDFHQAVVNQQLSLYYQPLYDLRTGKIIGAEALVRWNHQQRGLLPPDWIFLLAEMSGLILLVEEWVIRTACKQNKAWQDAGLLPLVTCVNLSSYTLESDQLGSRIQAILDETNLQPHYLELEFTEDSARDGERTIEILAELKRIGVKISLDDFGKGYSSIQHLSRFAMNKLKIDQSCVRECMSDVTQATVIKTVMAMARSLGVQVTAEGVETQEQLDFLWQLGCDSAQGFWFSEPMPADDFARVLKREERFRNSAFLLLNGEQHRAFDTYEVDQSERGDVLRKQQGMTFAFRKQGDAFIHTLCEGEMLFRMGMTPEQVIGQDLLNMIPAEEIPRKMESYERAWSGEQNVFYEGSVNGIRYLAAFRPIFSDGRVKEVIASCVDITELKKAQEAERVSESPYRLIAENLSDIIVIINSQGIITYISPSVQSVLEIAPDEVVNRHLLAVLPLETGRLVMQTIRQITVEKQPRLITFTCPDRNGKKITLEAKGTPVIHEEHEPNQVIFIIRNHTKHVKTEEFLQKIDKLSVIGQMAAGVAHEIRNPVTSIKGFVQLLRRDQWKREYFDIMQAEFHQLESVLREYVFLSRECTEPCEPKNLVNLLREVTRLMQVKLERHHLVLDVKEVEGTTILCDQNQIQQLFMNLLSNAVDSMQDGGTIQIVAWRKENEQVMIRIIDQGCGMAEERLKRLGEPFYSTKEKGTGLGLMICYKIIQAHDGYIHFSSTPNKGTTVEVSFPLEKSNPRLDP from the coding sequence GTGGTTCGTATACAGACAATGAACCAAAAGGAACTGGATCGCTACGTTCGAGATTTTCATCAAGCGGTTGTCAATCAACAGCTTAGCCTGTATTATCAACCACTCTACGACCTGAGAACAGGCAAAATAATCGGAGCAGAAGCTCTGGTAAGATGGAACCATCAGCAAAGAGGGCTACTGCCCCCGGATTGGATATTTTTGTTAGCAGAAATGAGTGGTTTGATTCTTTTGGTAGAGGAATGGGTGATCAGAACGGCTTGCAAGCAGAACAAAGCTTGGCAGGACGCCGGACTACTACCTCTTGTGACATGCGTGAATCTGTCATCCTATACCTTGGAATCGGACCAGTTGGGTAGCAGGATTCAAGCGATCTTAGACGAAACGAACCTGCAGCCTCACTATTTGGAGCTGGAATTTACCGAGGATTCTGCCAGAGATGGGGAACGTACCATCGAGATTTTAGCAGAACTAAAAAGAATCGGGGTAAAAATCAGCTTGGATGATTTTGGGAAGGGCTATAGCAGCATTCAACATCTATCCCGCTTTGCTATGAACAAACTAAAAATCGATCAATCCTGTGTAAGGGAATGCATGAGCGATGTCACACAGGCGACCGTCATCAAAACCGTCATGGCGATGGCACGAAGTCTGGGCGTGCAAGTAACGGCAGAAGGTGTAGAGACGCAAGAGCAATTGGATTTTCTTTGGCAGCTTGGTTGTGATTCTGCTCAAGGATTTTGGTTTAGTGAGCCCATGCCTGCCGATGATTTTGCTCGTGTGTTGAAGCGTGAGGAAAGGTTTAGGAACAGTGCATTTTTACTACTCAATGGTGAACAGCACCGAGCTTTTGATACATACGAAGTGGATCAGAGTGAGCGAGGGGACGTTCTTCGCAAGCAACAAGGAATGACATTTGCTTTTCGGAAACAGGGAGATGCATTCATTCATACGCTGTGCGAAGGAGAGATGCTTTTTCGCATGGGGATGACACCGGAACAAGTGATTGGACAAGATTTGCTGAATATGATCCCGGCTGAAGAGATTCCACGCAAAATGGAATCGTATGAGCGAGCGTGGAGCGGGGAGCAAAACGTGTTTTACGAAGGCAGTGTCAATGGGATTCGCTATCTGGCTGCTTTTCGTCCGATCTTTTCCGATGGTCGTGTGAAAGAAGTCATTGCTTCTTGTGTCGACATTACTGAGCTGAAAAAAGCACAAGAAGCAGAACGTGTGAGCGAATCGCCCTATCGATTGATTGCAGAAAACTTGTCTGATATTATCGTGATCATCAATAGTCAGGGGATCATTACGTATATTTCACCATCCGTTCAATCCGTTCTGGAGATCGCTCCTGATGAAGTTGTGAATCGTCACCTACTAGCTGTCCTGCCCCTGGAAACGGGTAGGCTTGTTATGCAAACGATTCGTCAGATCACGGTGGAGAAGCAGCCTCGTCTCATTACATTTACTTGCCCGGACCGGAATGGCAAAAAGATCACGCTGGAGGCAAAAGGCACCCCGGTGATTCATGAAGAACATGAGCCGAATCAAGTCATATTTATCATTCGAAATCACACGAAGCACGTGAAAACAGAAGAGTTTTTACAAAAGATAGACAAGCTATCCGTCATTGGGCAAATGGCGGCCGGGGTTGCGCACGAAATACGAAACCCGGTAACTTCCATCAAAGGCTTCGTACAATTGCTCCGTCGAGACCAATGGAAGAGGGAATACTTTGATATTATGCAGGCTGAATTTCATCAATTAGAGAGTGTCCTGCGAGAATACGTCTTTCTATCAAGAGAATGCACAGAACCGTGCGAACCAAAAAATCTAGTGAATTTGCTGCGAGAGGTTACTCGATTGATGCAAGTAAAGCTAGAGCGTCATCATCTGGTGCTGGATGTCAAGGAAGTGGAAGGGACCACGATTTTGTGCGATCAGAATCAAATTCAGCAGCTTTTCATGAATCTTCTGTCAAACGCTGTTGACTCGATGCAAGATGGTGGGACGATTCAAATCGTGGCTTGGCGTAAAGAAAACGAGCAAGTGATGATAAGAATCATTGATCAAGGCTGCGGTATGGCGGAAGAACGGTTGAAACGATTAGGGGAGCCTTTTTATAGCACGAAAGAGAAGGGGACCGGGCTAGGACTCATGATTTGTTATAAAATCATTCAAGCACACGATGGGTATATCCATTTTTCGAGTACCCCGAATAAAGGGACGACAGTGGAGGTTTCCTTTCCACTAGAAAAATCAAACCCAAGGCTAGATCCATAA
- a CDS encoding Fe-S oxidoreductase: protein MQEWDDDFIAQRFDISSKPRPNALFSMKARDLVDPTHMNELVQIYAPLIKAHELTAAGTYISSWLTSPSLGLSYMISVWNRALTMTLDNMTIELFYEDDYPQFVFVIPAYEIVEAPTSEAERAIWLKECYRAYFQDFLHPLLTTLAKVTENPEAMLWGQFPTKFNYYTDAFVALVEQDSIKQQVKADYDVLCNQLEGESFGLQKNPFRVKVRWIEDMRDPQAKVSIKNQCCLYYKTGEQKYCYTCPRIKEEERALMRIRA from the coding sequence ATGCAAGAATGGGATGACGATTTTATCGCACAACGGTTTGATATTTCTTCAAAACCGAGACCCAATGCCTTATTTTCGATGAAGGCAAGAGATTTGGTAGACCCGACACATATGAATGAGCTCGTACAAATCTATGCTCCGCTAATCAAGGCACATGAGCTGACTGCTGCTGGTACTTACATCAGCAGTTGGCTCACGAGCCCTTCTCTCGGTCTTTCGTACATGATTTCTGTCTGGAACCGTGCACTAACCATGACGCTGGATAATATGACGATAGAATTGTTTTACGAGGATGATTACCCGCAATTCGTCTTTGTGATCCCAGCGTATGAGATCGTAGAAGCGCCTACCAGCGAAGCAGAGCGCGCAATCTGGCTGAAGGAATGCTATCGTGCGTATTTCCAAGACTTCCTGCACCCATTGCTCACGACTCTTGCAAAGGTAACAGAAAACCCCGAAGCGATGCTCTGGGGACAGTTCCCGACCAAGTTCAATTACTATACGGATGCTTTTGTGGCGTTGGTAGAACAGGATAGCATCAAGCAACAAGTGAAGGCTGATTACGATGTCCTCTGTAATCAGCTGGAAGGCGAGAGCTTTGGATTGCAAAAAAATCCATTTCGTGTCAAAGTGCGCTGGATCGAGGATATGCGTGATCCCCAAGCGAAAGTGAGCATCAAGAATCAATGCTGTTTGTACTATAAGACGGGGGAGCAAAAGTATTGCTATACCTGTCCGCGGATAAAAGAAGAAGAGCGCGCTCTGATGAGAATTCGCGCGTAG